ggtgtctcaaaatatcacagttgagtacacttagatgatcttaagttgaccttaagAAGTACTGAAGGAtcattttttgtatattaagtacaaaattagtgcgcggaaatagagcactttaagtacattatggaagtgcacttttttttcacctgggagacaaggacacaacataaacaaacccAGATCCAAGTTTATTTAATGTCCACTAACAATGCCCAACAGTATATAGACTAAACATCATGATTACCGCTAAGtagaattaaataatattttttacaataattttggcaaatgtacaacttgaattatgcataattaaaatatcaatattttagattttttttgtcattcaacTTTTAGATTTGaattagattagattttttagattttacatTATGGAATTTACTTCACATTGACATGTTGGTTACGAAGTATAATAAGTTTTGAAATTTTTAAAGGGAAAATTGCAAAATGACTACTTCACTCATTATGTAGTTtgtaaaaattttatatattaaagaatattttttatttatataatattatatataaagaatATAGATTTTGCCTTTTAAGATTTGGGTTTAAAGGGCATTTTATCTGGGGCATGGATAAAGCAATAAAAtcttaaagtcattttttttttaaattgcaaaaataaattataaaagcaTAGTAAGAAGTTCTCAAGACAGTTTTAATGTGACCTTTATATCACAAAAGTGAGTTCCCATGGGACTTGAAAGTTCAAGTTAAATCTCTGTATTGGTAATAGTGCACATTTTGTGCAATAATCATGatcttcatttaatatttatttagagGCCATTGTCATTGCCACCGAAATGATTATATTAAGAACAACATTTAAATATCGCACTGCAGTTAAACTGTTTTTCTTCATAAATAGGTTGAAATTCATAGAGGGGCAGACCATTTACTTTTTTCCTCTGCAGAGGAATCGACCCTTTGCTGTTGTTAAACTCACACCCATTGCCTGCAGGAAATGCAACCCCTTATATTATTAATGATGCAAGATCAATGAATGTCTCTAttttctgcctctctctctctctctctctttctccctgcTGTGCCTTGTGCTCTTCTTACACAATATTCTCAAAACGTGATGGAaaatccattttaaattctgaaaTGATTTGTCTCTTAATGCACCTGTTCCCTATTGTCCCTTTCAGGATGCAGATGTGGAGTTTGAACACATATCTGTATGGTCCTAAAGATGATCTGAAGCACAGGTTACTGTGGCGGGAGGTTTATTCAGCAGAGGAAGAGGGTATGTGTATTCATTATGCCcagtatttattcaaattacattatattgaaGCACTGGgttaaagtgtttatttaatctgtctattttaatttcatttagtgATCTTTTTATAGCTAAAGGCTttcgttatttttattattactgccCCAAAAATATTCATATCTAGAAACAATAATCTGAGCAATCAGAATATAAATTCTTGATCATCTTAGCAGagattgttaaaatgtatttccaagaaGAAAATTCCTAAATTGCACCTAatcatattatatatcatattgtattaaattatattttgccaTTATTTGCCATTCAGTTATTGGTGTGAGCTGCTGCTGTGCGTTAggcacagaaaaaaagaagaagcctTTTTTCAGATAATTAACTATataaaaagatacatttttgCCTGAATTCAGTATAACAAATAATGACTCATgaatattgttataaaatagTGTGATTCTTGTATCGTATTTGTGGCACCGTTGCGGCACTATATTTCTGTGAATGCTTTCACGTTTTCATTCTCTCTCCATCAATCTGTCACTGTCTCCAGCTCAGTTGAAAACTTTGGTGTGTGAGGCAGAGTCGAGGGATCTGACATTTGTATACGCTCTTTCTCCGGGTCAGGACATCGTCTTCTCCAGCTCTTGTGACCTCACACTGCTTAAACGCAAACTCAGACAGGTAAGCAAACTCACTTCATCTCCCTCTCATTTTCATTGTGCTTTCTTGTGATCAAAGACACATTTGCACAACTGTTGTACTGTTTGACTAATACGTGTTTGCTCATGAATGCCTTGTTCTCTTTAATTTCACCACTAGGTGTCAGACCTGGGCTGTCAGGCTTTTGCCCTCCTATTTGATGACATTGATCACTCCATGTGCCAGTCAGATACAGAGGCCTTTTCCTCATTCGCTCACGCCCAGGTTATCGTGGCCAATGAGATCTTCCGTTTCCTGGGGGAACCACCTGTCTTCCTATTCTGTCCCACTGGTAAGCTAATACATAAATAGGTCAAGCTTAGTTCATTACAGAGTAATAATCTGTTTAATAAAGcgacacatttatttaatgttaccttaaaggaatagtttaaacaaaaattaaaattggcTTAAGATGTATTAACCCTCAAGCTATCCAagattttgtttcttcataaGTAATTTAGCATTACGTCACTTGTTCACAAATgggtcctctgcagtgaatgggtgccgtcagaatgagagtccaaacagctgataaaaacatcacaataatccacaagagtccagtccatcaattaacatcttgtgaagtaaaaactgtgtttgtaagaaacaaataaacCATTGaggcatttaaatttaaatgatagcttctggccaaaatatacATAATCCATAAATCCATAATCTACAACcggaattctggaaatgttgggatgtttttaaaatttgaataaaatgaaaactaaaagattttcagctcacatgagccaatattttattcacaatagaacatagggaacatagcaaatgtttaaactgagaaattttacacttttatcccctaaatgagctcatttcaaatttgatgcgtgctacaggtctcaaaataggtgacacgggggcaacaaagggctgaaaaagcaagaaattttgaaaagattcatctgggagaacatctagcaactaattaagttaattgacatcaggtctgtaacatgattagctataaaaggaatgtcttagagaggcagagtctctcagaagtaatgGGCAGatgctctccaatctgtgaaagagtgcataaaaagattgtggaatactttaaaaacaacatttctcaACGTCagattgcaaaggctttgcaaatctcatcagtgcataacatcatcaaaagattcagagaaactggagaaatctccagtgcgtaagggacaaggccgaagatctttgttggatgcccgtggtcttcgggccctcagacaacactgcatcactcatcggcatgattctgtcattgacattactaaatgggcccaggaatacttccagaaaccactgtcagtaaacacaatccgccgtgccatctgcagatgccaactaaacctctatcatgcaaaaaggaagctatatgtgaacatggtccagaagcgcagTCGGgttcctgtgggccaaggctcatttaaattCGACTGTTTCAaaatggaaaagtgttctatggtcagacgagtccaaatttgacattcttgttggaaatcacggacgccgtgtcctccgggctaaagaggagggagaccttccagcatgttatcagcgttcacTAAAAGCCAgtatctctgatggtatgggggtgcataagtgcatatggtatgggcagcttgcatgttttggaaggcactattaatgctgaaaggtatataaaggttttagagtaacatatgctcccctccagacgacgtctatttcagcaATGCAAAActacatactgcagctattacaacagcatggcttcgtagtagaagagtccgggtgcagatctttcacctatagagaacatttggtgaatcattaaacgaaaaatacgtcaaagatgaccacaaactcttcagcagctggaaacctatatcaggtaagaatgggaccaaattccaactccagaaactcataaccttgatgcccagacgtcttcaaactgttttgaaaagaagaggagatgctataccatggtaaacatgcccccgtcccaactgttttgagacctgtagcaggcatcaaacttgaaatgagctcattttgtgcataaaattgtaaaatttaaacatttgttatgttatttgttctattgtgaataaaatattggctcatgtgatttgaaattcttttagttttcattttattcaaaatttaaaaacgtcccaacattttgggaatttgggttgtatacTAATCCCcttttgtcctctcacatcaaaattcaccaacatatttgtttagaacagttttttactgtttttgcttgtgagcagtgcttgatctgtgcatatttctctcctgattcagacctgAGGAAGCAAtgatttgaagttaaaaaacgCCTTGATGGATTTGTGTAATACAAACATACAGCTTTTACTTTACAAGACATTGTTTGATAGACTGGACCGTAgattacttgtagattattgtgatgcttttattagctgcttggactctcattctgacggtacccattcactgcagaggatccattggtgagcaagtgatggaatgctataATGGTAAACTTTTCCAAAACTGtttcaatgaagaaacaaatttatctacattttggatgatCTGACACTGCTCTTCCCATCTTAAAACCTCATTGTCATTCTGTGTGTTTTCTTACATTGTTCTCTCCTTCTTTCCCCCAAACAGTACTGTGCTGTTATTTCTTTTCTCTCTAGAGTACTGTAGTTCTCTGTGCACTCCTAGCGTGTCAAAATCTTCCTACCTGCTGACAATTGGGGAGGATCTTCTCCCTGGCATCTCTGTCATCTGGACCGGTGAGAGACATTTTCAGTGTGTCCTTAAAAAATCACAGTCCGTGTCAGTTTGTTACAGAAACCACACTTCtaacattaacatatttggtCATCGCTCTCCTATAGGAAATAAGGTGATATCACGGGAACTGAGTCCTGAATCACTAGCTGAGGTCCAGTCGGTGCTTCGAAGGCCACCCCTCATTTGGGACAACCTTCATGCTAATGATTATGACTCCCGACGTGTCTTCCTGGGGCCTTTTAAGGGCCGCCCCACCGGACTAAGGGCCCATTTGAGGGGTCTGCTGCTAAATCCAAACTGCGAATTTGAAGCCAATTTCATCCCTCTGCATACCCTGGGAAGCTGGTATAAAGAAGTAAAAGAGGAGGGGAAAGGTGAGAGCAGAATGGAGGATAGAGAGGCTTAAATATTGTAGGATGGATAAAAATATGTTAAGACTATGAGATTGATTCCCAGGGCATGCAAAATCTGATAAAATGTATATCTTGAATGGAAATAAGTTTtgtataaaagcatctgctactgcaaattcataaatgtaaaaacgTAGAGTGTTTaaactagggatgcaacgataccattttttcagaaccgatccgATCTGATCCcgaaaattctgagtatctgccgataccgattCAATCCGATACCagcgcagtttttttttttttaaatcgatgtagaatttctattcttctgtgttgacctgatcatcactcttttgtgttaaacacaatctactacatatagataacttaattttaatgaaaaattacaaatgaaaaaatatataatcataatctatgacaaaaatactattataaactaggttagtggataatttagcagcaaaagatactctagaaaaatcatgggtgcacaataattttataaaacctagtgaaacatttttatttttttcaaataaaagtgattaagtgtaggactaaatctggtaaaatggtacacattgctctttgtattgttgtaaaatacattcatgaactatggaacagcttcagaacacttgaaatatagtgcacgaaaactttatggtgctttataatgtttttgtgccttTCGTGGGGCTcaacaataacacagaatagtatacgtacaatatcggatttggatcggtctcgtctgaccgatacccgatcCACAGAAAATGACcgtatcggagccgataccgagtactggaTCAATGCATCCTTAGTTTAAACATTGAATGAACAAACATACAGTAGCACTCAATAGGAGTATAAAGAAATATTCTACCCCTTGCTGACCTAGTATATCCTCTGTAGGTGATGAAGAGGCCTATAGTGTGGATAGAGCATTGTCATCTGCCTTGCAAGACTGGATGAAGGAGCTCAGCCTTCCTCTGCAGCCTGGTAAAGCATCTTGAAacatctgtttaaaaaaatatttatttgtaaatttgaAAAGTGATTTatgtacattaaatatatttaactttttatttgttatttcataaaatgtaataatgactaaatacacatttattatcattttattattttattaacatttttgtgcTATGTATGTATTATCATAATAATTAGTCATATTTGTAactagcttttattttttatatattttattttcattttcattttagtaatgttgttatgtgctttttttaaattagttgtattgtatttttattttaccggtattttatttttttatatttcttttgagatttaatttctgtttatttcagttttagttctaCTAATTTTGGTACTTAAACTtagtttatttcagctagtttcaGCTTCAGTTTCTTgagttttaagtttaatttatactaattgattattaattattgtcACAAAGAATCTGTTGTAAGTGCTGACATGAATTTGATTTTGAGTCCAATTATTGTTCACTGTTTCTTTTAGGACGTCAAGTGAGGCCTACAGACCTCAAGCCCTTAACACTCTCTGTTAAATCAAAATCCTCCGATAGCTCAGACAATCAACGTGGAGCCCAGCCCAAATGTCCCATGACCTCTTCCCGGAGCACAGGGGCTCTCGCTAGCGATGAAATCCCAGCAGACCCTGTTATGAGCCAGGTTCTGAAAGCTGGGGAGAACCAGGTCTCCTGGAGCTTCAGCCATGAAAAGACCCCTAGAAGGGGATTGTGTTCTGGGAGGGTTCCTCTCAGCGAGGCCCAGGTACGGCTGCTTGTAGGCCTGTACTACCTGCCTCATGAACACGGACCACCTGCTCAGAATCTGCTGCAGGACCTCACGTGGCTCAAAGCCAACTGTCATTGCGTCAGTGTCAATGGCAATGGCAAGAAGGCCTCGCCACAGAAGGTGAAAAGAccctttttattaaatatattcattattaattcacttgtcatttgatttgtttttaataaagttgATGATATTGAGATTATAGTAATGATTCATCATGAAGGTGGTATTTGGTTGaggtttttgttgttaatttttGCTCTCTCAGGTAGAAGAATGGCGGGAACGTGCAGGCCGTTTCCTGTCTGCGTGTAATGATGTGGCTTTACTGCACGGTGCTGTTGTGAACAGCATCAATAGGGCTGTTCTCTACGACCTTTACCCTTACATCTGGGACTTGAGAAACACCCTGCTGGTGGCCAAGGCTTTCATCTGCTGGCTAGGTAAGAGAGACAGTAGGGATGATTTGATCTCGACAATCTTGTCTTGTCACGTAGGCCTTTTTCCCTCatgtgataaataaaaagtgaagaACCCGTCTCCCATCTTCTCACAAGCATATCTCCTTTCACAGAGGGGCGTATACTGAGTGAAGGTTCTCCACTAGGCTCCTGGAAGAACTGCTTCCACTGTGAGTGTCAAAAATGCACCTATACACTGTAGCATATTAATTTCTGCATATTTAGTTTTCTGAAGTCTATACTAGCTTTGtgtgaagaaaagaaagaaatgtagaaatattCAGAAATGTTGTGCTGTGCTGCAGCCCTCAAGTCTTATTCATGTTAGTTTACACTGCTTTTCAAATGACTGTGGTcactaagattttttttttaataaattaaaaatactaagcagaaaatattaagcagcataactgttttcaacattgataatataaaaatgtttttgaacaccGAATGAGCATATCAGAGTGTTTTCTAATGAATCATGTATCacagctttgcaatcacaggCATAAATTAGATTTTCAGATATattaaaagagagagaaaaaaaaaaaaaatgttattttaatttgtaataatgttcaaatcaaataaatgcagctttcgTGACCAATGTGTAACCCAAATTAATATATGGTTTAAAATGAGTATAGTTGATTACTGTAACATGCATGGCCAGACACAGAGGTGAGTGATAAGTTGACGTTTATTGAACAGAAAGAGGAATAAAGGGGTATACTCAGCGTCCACGTCGTAGTTACGAGATCGGACCTCAAGTGAACTGTGGCGTGTGCTTTTATGCTGTGGGTAAGTGGCTGTGGAGATAAGGAGCAGGTGCAGGTGATTAGGACTCCGATGAGGGTGCTCAGTGAAGACGTGGTGAGGAATGCCCGACGGATCCGTGACAGTACCTCCCCCTCCTGGAAGGCacgtcccgcgccgtaacaaTACCActggggagggggggtgggcgcctTGGAAGCTGGTGCAGGATAGGGAATACAGGGGAGGCATCCAAGGCGGAACAGAAGACTCTGGGAGGCCATAGCGGATCCGGGGACTCGGGCGGCCATGGTagagcagggagcttgggaggccatggcggttCCGGGGACTcgggcggccatggcggagcagggagcttgggagGCCAAGGTGGATCCGGGGACTCGGGCGGCCATGGcagagcagggagcttgggaggccatggcggatccggGAGCTTGGGAGGCCATGGTGGATCCGGGGACTCGGGCGGCCATGGCAGGGTCGACCCTTCAGGGGGCCATGATCGAGAGGCCATAGTGGCCCTGACCAAGGTCCCGAGTATGGCCACTATGGCCATCAGGACCACGGGTATATagccccccccaaaaaaattttTGGGATGAAATTAGGGACCTTTAGCCTCTGGGAGGAATCTGGTGGGCGTTTTGGGGGCGCGGGCTCTTGGCGGCGCTCAGGCAGCGCTGCAGGATAGGGAAGTATGCGCTCAGGCAGCGctgagctggacggaaccagcggagactcttgggggcgctctggaggcgcggagatagggaggcgccttcatGGCgtaggcactggggggcgctctggaagcgcaaAGCTGGatggaaccagcggagacactgGAGGGCTCTTGAGAGGAATTGGCACTGGTGGGCACTTACGAGGAGTAGGTACTGGCGGGCACGACATCCCCTCATACTCCACCAAAATCCCTATAGGCACTTGAGTCTCCGTCatcgggcttgccatactcctCTTTGGCGGAGGAAGGCTACTAGAGCTGAGGACGAGGGAGGTGTTATGGAGGACACGGGGGTATTTGGGGTCGGGCCGGCAGTCGGAGCCATTGGCATGATATGTGGGGGTTCTGGGCATGAGATGAGCTGGCGCGATGCGGCGTGATTCTGAGTGGGCTGGACGACGAGACTTACAAGGGTCCTTGACTTCGTGGACTTCAAATTCGGAGCCATTTAAAAAGAGCACAAGATTAATCAATTCGATCAGGGGAAACTCCGAGGAAGGAAGATCGCAGCGAATCGTGTCATCGTCCAGCCCCATCAGAAAGCACGCACCAAGAGCGGCGTCGCGCCAGTTCAGCTGGTGAACTAGCTCACAGAAGTCCTCCACATACTGCTCCAATCTCCGACCGGCCTGCCGTAAGCCCCACAGCCTTTCCTCCGCCGTCATCGAGTCCGTTTCGGTTACGGTCCGATCTTCTGTAACATGCATGGCCAGACACAGAGGTGAGTGATAACAAGTTGACGTTTATTGaacaggaagaggaagaggaataAAGGGGTATACTCAGCGATGCAAATACTCAGCACGTAGATTGTGGGGAGTAGAGTCCACGTCGTAGTTACGAGATCGGACCTTGAGTGAACTGTGGCGTGTGCTTTTATGCTGTGGGTAAGTGGCTGTGGAGATAAGGAGCAGGTGCAGGTGATTAGGACTCCGGTGAGGGTGCTCAGTGAAGACGTGGTGAGGAATGCCCGACGGATCCGTGACAATTACATAACTACATTGATTCACAATATAATAATACGAAGATAAACATAATACACtatagttaataaataaatagactgaAATATACAACTCATTAAGAGTCTATAGggaatttgaatgaaaacatgtCTGTTGACCACACAATTGGAATAAATTGACCACAATATTGAACTGAGTTGAACTGAACTACACCACACAATTGAACTGAGTTGAACTGAACTACACCACACAATTGAACTGAGTTGAACTGAACTATACCACACAATTGAATTGAGTTGAACTGAAATACATCACACAATTGAACTGAGTTGAACTGAACTACATCACACAATTGAATTGAGTTGAACTGAACTACATCACACAATTGAATTGAGTTGAACTGAACTACATCACAACTGAACAGAATTGAATTTAAGTGCTACAGACATTTagattgtatattgttttactttgtGTTTTATGTCATGACATAACATgtgattattttgtttattttgagtttGATGAACTGTaggaaaaaaagttaattaaaacaaatagcaGCCTTAATAGATCATCAAATACAAGTGGATCCACTGCActaaactaatttatttattatttataactatttatacttattaaaaacaaacaaacaaaaaatactaaaagGAAAGAAGATTTTACTGTTATAAGATTTGTAAGATTTAATAACTTGTATGTATAATATAGTTTGCCTCTTAGTAAAGTGCGGGCTTTTTGTACTCAATATCTGGTCTCCATTctgattttatatttgtttctcCCACTCCTTGAGAACCTAGAACTGGTCCAGTACCGTA
The sequence above is a segment of the Onychostoma macrolepis isolate SWU-2019 chromosome 07, ASM1243209v1, whole genome shotgun sequence genome. Coding sequences within it:
- the si:dkey-183c6.8 gene encoding protein O-GlcNAcase isoform X1 gives rise to the protein MMEGRHEFLCGVVEGFYGRPWSMEQRKVLFQWMQMWSLNTYLYGPKDDLKHRLLWREVYSAEEEAQLKTLVCEAESRDLTFVYALSPGQDIVFSSSCDLTLLKRKLRQVSDLGCQAFALLFDDIDHSMCQSDTEAFSSFAHAQVIVANEIFRFLGEPPVFLFCPTEYCSSLCTPSVSKSSYLLTIGEDLLPGISVIWTGNKVISRELSPESLAEVQSVLRRPPLIWDNLHANDYDSRRVFLGPFKGRPTGLRAHLRGLLLNPNCEFEANFIPLHTLGSWYKEVKEEGKGDEEAYSVDRALSSALQDWMKELSLPLQPGRQVRPTDLKPLTLSVKSKSSDSSDNQRGAQPKCPMTSSRSTGALASDEIPADPVMSQVLKAGENQVSWSFSHEKTPRRGLCSGRVPLSEAQVRLLVGLYYLPHEHGPPAQNLLQDLTWLKANCHCVSVNGNGKKASPQKVEEWRERAGRFLSACNDVALLHGAVVNSINRAVLYDLYPYIWDLRNTLLVAKAFICWLEGRILSEGSPLGSWKNCFHWCGASSGAELHGVEAEPWVFKGGLSGEVQMLLPVGTSSELFSHPPPLFPTSRLYNIRPFQQKDKVELYRMVRQLHQRGKGSQDAAISHPDFIGDRCLGASLALCPEYSLVLEDELGVCGCAVGILDVRSFAKRCQATWLPAMWDKYPLRPHGASGHTATKEALLYFHEEQDYPDSLLYHFPSQLRLEALPELVDCSVSRSLLTALLTALKANGSQGVFCEVQPTDGLRMEFLTKLGFLEILRGEARPREGVVLGRLL
- the si:dkey-183c6.8 gene encoding protein O-GlcNAcase isoform X2 encodes the protein MQMWSLNTYLYGPKDDLKHRLLWREVYSAEEEAQLKTLVCEAESRDLTFVYALSPGQDIVFSSSCDLTLLKRKLRQVSDLGCQAFALLFDDIDHSMCQSDTEAFSSFAHAQVIVANEIFRFLGEPPVFLFCPTEYCSSLCTPSVSKSSYLLTIGEDLLPGISVIWTGNKVISRELSPESLAEVQSVLRRPPLIWDNLHANDYDSRRVFLGPFKGRPTGLRAHLRGLLLNPNCEFEANFIPLHTLGSWYKEVKEEGKGDEEAYSVDRALSSALQDWMKELSLPLQPGRQVRPTDLKPLTLSVKSKSSDSSDNQRGAQPKCPMTSSRSTGALASDEIPADPVMSQVLKAGENQVSWSFSHEKTPRRGLCSGRVPLSEAQVRLLVGLYYLPHEHGPPAQNLLQDLTWLKANCHCVSVNGNGKKASPQKVEEWRERAGRFLSACNDVALLHGAVVNSINRAVLYDLYPYIWDLRNTLLVAKAFICWLEGRILSEGSPLGSWKNCFHWCGASSGAELHGVEAEPWVFKGGLSGEVQMLLPVGTSSELFSHPPPLFPTSRLYNIRPFQQKDKVELYRMVRQLHQRGKGSQDAAISHPDFIGDRCLGASLALCPEYSLVLEDELGVCGCAVGILDVRSFAKRCQATWLPAMWDKYPLRPHGASGHTATKEALLYFHEEQDYPDSLLYHFPSQLRLEALPELVDCSVSRSLLTALLTALKANGSQGVFCEVQPTDGLRMEFLTKLGFLEILRGEARPREGVVLGRLL
- the LOC131544989 gene encoding uncharacterized protein LOC131544989, with amino-acid sequence MHVTEDRTVTETDSMTAEERLWGLRQAGRRLEQYVEDFCELVHQLNWRDAALGACFLMGLDDDTIRCDLPSSEFPLIELINLVLFLNGSEFEVHEVKDPCKSRRPAHSESRRIAPAHLMPRTPTYHANGSDCRPDPKYPRVLHNTSLVLSSSSLPPPKRSMASPMTETQVPIGILVEYEGMSCPPVPTPRKCPPVPIPLKSPPVSPLVPSSFALPERPPVPTP